The following proteins are encoded in a genomic region of Sorangiineae bacterium MSr12523:
- the malQ gene encoding 4-alpha-glucanotransferase translates to MTRLAGCTIPLFSLRTHRSWGIGQISDLVPTAKWLLTGGMRLLQILPPYELCEGETSPYGARTAFGIDPVYIDLADVEDLGDPEALLDEAGRRELARVRDASRVDYAAVRALKAGVLRQKFAHFYEHEWLRGTARGQELRTFIERERDWEDDLALYVALRESHQQHAWDLWPEGERNRDPEALAAKSQQLAPRILEHQYGQWMAHRQWQRARVGLTELGVELMGDLPFVVGHESADVWSHAHQFRKDVTLGAPPDAFSPEGQDWGLPAYDWAAMDADDLGWLVARTRHAAKLYDRFRLDHVVGYFRMFVTPKQGHISKGTFDPATEAGQIERGRGLLRRMADEAHPAKLIAEDLGKIPDFVREALRDLEMPGYRVIPWERDYVRHVYRTPDEFQEVSVASWSTHDTAPITSWWNELQAWEREGLSEVAGIKPTAREDERWLGLMRSLLHARSDLTLVLGAEILNEDVRINTPGTVGPENWTYRLPKPVEDLERDPIVGSRMGALLALAKSSGRIE, encoded by the coding sequence ATGACCCGCCTTGCAGGTTGCACGATTCCGCTGTTTTCGCTTCGAACCCATCGAAGCTGGGGCATTGGGCAAATTTCGGATCTGGTACCCACCGCCAAGTGGCTCCTCACCGGCGGCATGCGGCTGCTTCAAATTTTGCCGCCGTACGAGCTCTGCGAAGGGGAAACGAGCCCGTATGGCGCGCGCACCGCATTCGGCATCGATCCCGTTTACATCGACCTCGCGGATGTCGAGGACCTCGGCGATCCCGAGGCCCTGCTCGACGAGGCCGGCCGCCGCGAGCTGGCGCGCGTGCGTGACGCATCGCGCGTCGACTACGCCGCCGTGCGCGCCCTCAAGGCCGGCGTGCTGCGGCAAAAATTCGCCCATTTCTACGAGCACGAGTGGCTGCGCGGGACCGCGCGCGGTCAGGAGCTGCGCACCTTCATCGAGCGCGAGCGCGATTGGGAAGACGATCTCGCGCTCTACGTGGCACTGCGCGAGTCGCACCAGCAGCACGCGTGGGATCTCTGGCCCGAGGGGGAACGCAACCGCGATCCCGAGGCACTCGCGGCCAAGAGCCAGCAGCTCGCGCCGCGCATCCTCGAGCATCAGTACGGGCAGTGGATGGCCCACCGGCAATGGCAGCGCGCCCGCGTGGGCCTGACGGAGCTCGGCGTCGAATTGATGGGCGATCTGCCCTTCGTCGTGGGGCACGAAAGCGCGGACGTGTGGTCGCACGCGCATCAATTCCGCAAGGACGTGACGTTGGGCGCGCCGCCCGATGCTTTCTCGCCCGAGGGCCAGGATTGGGGCCTTCCCGCGTACGACTGGGCGGCCATGGACGCGGACGATCTCGGCTGGCTGGTCGCGCGCACGCGCCACGCGGCCAAGCTGTACGATCGGTTCCGGCTCGATCACGTCGTCGGCTACTTCCGCATGTTCGTCACCCCCAAGCAGGGGCACATTTCCAAGGGCACCTTCGATCCGGCCACCGAAGCGGGGCAGATCGAGCGCGGGCGAGGCCTGCTCCGGCGCATGGCCGACGAGGCGCACCCGGCCAAGCTCATCGCCGAAGATCTCGGCAAAATTCCCGATTTCGTGCGCGAGGCGCTGCGCGATCTGGAGATGCCCGGCTACCGCGTCATCCCCTGGGAGCGCGATTACGTGCGCCACGTGTACCGCACGCCCGACGAGTTCCAAGAGGTGAGCGTGGCCTCGTGGAGCACGCACGATACGGCGCCGATCACGAGCTGGTGGAACGAGTTGCAAGCGTGGGAGCGCGAAGGGCTTTCGGAGGTCGCCGGCATCAAGCCCACGGCACGGGAGGACGAGCGCTGGCTCGGGCTGATGCGCAGCCTGCTGCATGCACGCTCGGATCTCACCTTGGTCCTCGGCGCGGAGATCCTGAACGAGGACGTGCGCATCAACACGCCGGGCACGGTCGGTCCGGAAAATTGGACCTACCGACTGCCCAAGCCGGTGGAAGATCTGGAGCGCGACCCCATCGTTGGATCCCGCATGGGAGCCCTTCTCGCCTTGGCCAAGTCGTCCGGACGCATCGAATGA
- a CDS encoding DNA topoisomerase 3, protein MIAVLAEKPAVARDLARVLGATSRGEGFLRGGNYVVTWAVGHLVALAEPHQIDDRWRSWRLADLPMLPKDWPLTVLEGTRDQFEVVRGILNSREVDGVVCATDAGREGELIFRYVYEAAKCRKPVKRLWLSSLTPDAISRAFRELRPGAAFDSLARAARARSRADWLVGMNLSRAYTVTHDVLYSVGRVQTPTLAMVVARELEIRAFVPEDYLEIVATFGKADADIDYRGLLFKVVQATEGDRAKPKREAVRLPPDGAEAERILERVRGGEARVESVERENHAMPPPRLYDLTELQRHANRLFGMSAQRTLDVAQALYERWKLISYPRTDSRALSSSVAATLRGIVDAIAPAYEGLLAPGTGQRPLGRRFVDDAAVTDHHAIIPTTVVADRDALSREEANIYDLVCRRLLAAWHEDHRYATTTVVTAVKSAENVDRFMTTGTSVEQVGWKVLDRKGTRPAKEEQAPTVPPGLAQGMAVSVEKVEAKPGRTRPPDRYTDATLLTAMESAGRTIEDKELSEAMRESGLGTPATRAATIETLLAREYLERDKKVLHATDRGIALVEAVHPRVKSPVLTGEWERELRRMERGEGDFERFMQGIEAFVTEVTGKVRAAGPSPDRNPSPTPNLNLNPNLNLNPNLNPNPTPTPTRNPTPNRSPRSRELPALLRDVFGFGAFRPYQEEVCRTATSGKDVLLVMPTGSGKSLCYQLPGLARGGTTLVISPLIALMEDQVAKLKALGLAAERIHSGRDREASRSACRAYLDGALDFLFIAPERLRVPGFPEMLARRKPALIAVDEAHCISHWGHDFRPDYRLLGERLPLLRPAPVMALTATATPLVQEDIATQLGLTSHAAFIHGFRRTNLAIEVIEKNPKDRTAAVAKLLAKPARRPAILYAPTRKDTEALAKTLARSAGFPVAAYHAGLPPADRAKVQTAFLGGKLEAVVATIAFGMGIDKPDVRTVIHTALPASLEGYYQEIGRAGRDGKPSRAVLFGSFVDRKMHEFFLDRDYPPLDIVQRLFDALAEGPRPKAWLATQVPETQFEKALDKLCAQGAAILEADDTVRRGKGGWERAYEAQRKHRAAQIEAMHRYTEKHVCRMLQLVRHFGDEQDDGEVCGLCDVCAPKDAIAARFREPTAAEQRAAERVLDALRQRDGLTVGQIHREVFASSKSMDRSSLEHVVGGLARAGLVSLADDSFEKDGETIAFQRVHLVGRAPGPPAWEVRAAPTRTAPTRVAARKKRSKKKGRRPPRRPP, encoded by the coding sequence ATGATCGCCGTGCTGGCGGAAAAGCCTGCCGTCGCGCGGGATCTGGCGCGTGTGCTCGGGGCAACGTCGCGCGGCGAGGGCTTCCTGCGGGGCGGCAACTACGTGGTGACGTGGGCGGTGGGCCATTTGGTCGCGCTCGCCGAGCCGCATCAAATCGATGACCGATGGCGCTCGTGGCGATTGGCCGATCTGCCCATGCTGCCGAAGGACTGGCCGCTGACGGTGCTGGAGGGCACGCGCGATCAGTTCGAGGTGGTGCGGGGCATTCTCAACTCGCGCGAGGTCGACGGCGTGGTGTGCGCCACCGACGCGGGGCGCGAGGGGGAGCTCATTTTCCGATACGTGTACGAGGCGGCGAAATGCCGCAAGCCGGTGAAGCGGCTATGGCTTTCGTCGCTCACGCCGGATGCCATCTCGCGGGCGTTTCGCGAGTTGAGGCCGGGGGCGGCGTTCGATTCGCTGGCGCGGGCTGCGCGGGCGCGGAGCCGGGCCGACTGGCTCGTGGGCATGAATCTGTCGCGGGCGTACACGGTGACGCACGATGTTCTGTATTCCGTGGGGCGGGTGCAGACGCCGACGTTGGCCATGGTGGTGGCGCGCGAGCTGGAGATTCGCGCGTTCGTGCCCGAGGATTACCTGGAAATCGTGGCCACGTTCGGGAAGGCGGACGCGGACATCGACTACCGCGGGCTGCTGTTCAAGGTGGTGCAGGCCACGGAAGGGGATCGGGCGAAGCCGAAACGCGAGGCGGTGCGGTTGCCGCCCGACGGGGCGGAGGCCGAGCGGATCCTCGAGCGCGTGCGCGGTGGCGAGGCGCGGGTCGAGTCGGTGGAGCGCGAGAACCACGCGATGCCCCCGCCGCGGTTGTACGATCTGACGGAGCTGCAGCGCCACGCGAACCGGCTTTTCGGCATGAGCGCGCAACGTACGCTCGATGTGGCGCAGGCGCTTTACGAGCGGTGGAAGTTGATTAGCTATCCGCGAACGGACAGTCGGGCCCTTTCGAGCTCGGTCGCCGCGACGCTGCGCGGGATCGTGGACGCGATTGCCCCCGCGTACGAAGGCCTGCTGGCACCGGGCACGGGGCAGCGTCCGCTGGGCCGGCGTTTCGTGGACGATGCGGCGGTGACCGATCACCACGCGATCATTCCGACGACGGTGGTGGCGGATCGCGATGCGTTGTCGCGGGAGGAGGCGAACATTTACGATTTGGTTTGCCGGCGGCTGCTCGCGGCATGGCACGAGGATCATCGGTACGCGACGACGACGGTGGTGACGGCGGTGAAGTCCGCCGAGAACGTGGATCGCTTCATGACGACGGGAACGTCGGTGGAGCAGGTCGGATGGAAGGTGCTCGATCGCAAGGGGACGAGGCCTGCAAAAGAGGAGCAGGCGCCGACGGTGCCGCCGGGGCTGGCGCAGGGCATGGCGGTGTCCGTGGAGAAGGTGGAGGCAAAGCCCGGAAGGACGCGGCCGCCGGACCGCTACACCGACGCGACGTTGTTGACGGCGATGGAGAGCGCAGGCCGCACGATCGAGGACAAGGAGCTGTCCGAGGCGATGCGCGAGTCCGGGCTGGGCACCCCCGCGACGCGGGCGGCAACGATCGAGACGCTGCTTGCGCGCGAGTACCTCGAACGGGACAAGAAGGTACTCCACGCAACGGATCGCGGGATTGCGCTGGTGGAGGCGGTGCATCCGCGGGTGAAGAGTCCCGTGCTCACGGGGGAGTGGGAGCGGGAGCTGCGGCGGATGGAGAGAGGGGAAGGCGATTTCGAGAGGTTCATGCAGGGCATCGAAGCTTTCGTGACCGAGGTGACGGGCAAGGTCCGGGCCGCGGGCCCGAGTCCGGATCGGAATCCGAGTCCGACTCCGAATCTGAATCTGAATCCGAATCTGAATCTGAATCCGAATCTGAATCCGAATCCGACTCCGACTCCGACTCGGAATCCGACCCCGAACCGGAGTCCCCGGTCGAGGGAGCTTCCGGCGCTGCTGCGCGACGTGTTCGGCTTCGGAGCATTTCGCCCGTACCAGGAGGAGGTCTGCCGAACGGCGACGTCGGGCAAAGACGTCCTCCTCGTCATGCCCACCGGATCGGGAAAGTCGCTTTGTTACCAATTGCCCGGGTTGGCGCGGGGCGGGACGACGTTGGTCATCAGCCCGCTGATTGCCCTGATGGAAGACCAAGTCGCGAAGTTGAAAGCGCTCGGCCTCGCGGCGGAGCGGATCCACTCGGGGCGCGATCGGGAGGCATCGCGGAGTGCGTGCCGGGCGTATTTGGATGGCGCGCTCGACTTTCTCTTCATTGCGCCCGAAAGGCTGCGCGTGCCCGGTTTTCCGGAGATGCTCGCGCGGCGAAAGCCCGCACTCATCGCCGTGGACGAGGCGCATTGTATTTCGCATTGGGGCCACGATTTTCGGCCGGATTATCGGCTGTTGGGGGAGCGATTGCCCCTTTTGCGTCCTGCCCCCGTGATGGCCCTCACCGCGACGGCGACACCGCTGGTGCAAGAGGATATCGCGACCCAATTGGGGCTGACGTCGCACGCGGCGTTCATTCACGGCTTTCGGCGAACGAACCTGGCCATCGAGGTCATCGAAAAGAACCCCAAGGACCGCACAGCCGCCGTGGCAAAGCTCCTCGCCAAGCCTGCCCGGCGACCCGCGATTCTGTACGCGCCCACCCGCAAGGACACCGAGGCGCTCGCGAAAACCCTTGCGCGATCGGCAGGATTTCCCGTGGCTGCGTACCACGCGGGCCTGCCCCCCGCCGATCGCGCGAAGGTGCAGACCGCGTTTCTCGGGGGCAAACTCGAGGCCGTGGTCGCGACCATTGCCTTTGGCATGGGCATCGACAAGCCGGACGTGCGAACCGTCATCCACACGGCCCTTCCGGCGTCCCTCGAAGGCTATTACCAGGAGATAGGCCGCGCGGGGCGCGATGGAAAGCCATCGCGCGCGGTCTTGTTCGGGTCGTTCGTCGACCGCAAGATGCACGAGTTCTTCCTCGATCGCGATTACCCCCCGCTCGACATCGTGCAACGCCTCTTCGATGCGCTGGCCGAGGGGCCGCGGCCGAAGGCGTGGCTCGCGACGCAGGTGCCCGAGACGCAGTTCGAGAAGGCGCTGGACAAATTGTGCGCGCAGGGCGCGGCGATCCTCGAGGCCGACGACACCGTGCGGCGGGGCAAGGGCGGCTGGGAGCGCGCGTACGAAGCGCAGCGAAAGCACCGCGCGGCGCAGATCGAGGCGATGCATCGGTACACGGAGAAGCACGTTTGCCGCATGCTGCAGCTGGTCCGCCACTTCGGCGACGAGCAGGACGACGGCGAGGTGTGCGGGCTCTGCGACGTCTGCGCCCCGAAGGACGCGATTGCGGCCCGCTTTCGCGAGCCCACGGCCGCCGAGCAGCGCGCGGCGGAGCGCGTGCTGGACGCCTTGCGCCAGCGCGATGGTCTCACCGTCGGGCAGATCCATCGCGAGGTCTTTGCCTCGAGCAAGTCGATGGACCGCTCCTCGTTGGAGCACGTCGTGGGCGGGCTTGCGCGCGCGGGCTTGGTTTCCCTGGCCGACGACTCGTTCGAGAAAGATGGAGAGACCATTGCCTTCCAGCGCGTGCACCTCGTGGGCCGCGCGCCGGGGCCGCCGGCGTGGGAGGTGCGCGCCGCGCCAACGCGTACGGCCCCAACACGCGTGGCCGCACGCAAGAAGCGCAGCAAGAAGAAGGGACGGCGGCCTCCGCGACGGCCGCCCTAA
- the glgX gene encoding glycogen debranching protein GlgX: protein MSAGSPFPEGATPLPGGTNFALYSESATAVSVCLFDEGGTQERRVALEHRTGHVWHGFIEGVGHGQRYGFRVDGPWEPSRGQRFNANKLLVDPYARALEGKVSYRGGAIYDHAPGQVGAVPRDDTDSAPFVPKGIVMNEPFDWAGDAPLRTPWRDTVIYEAHVKSLTFRHPDIEPAHRGTYLGVASEPMIAHLRGLGVTAIELMPVHEVADEPSVARRGQKNYWGYSTLGYFAPDQRFATRPGEQVREFKAMVKALHAAGIEVILDVVYNHSCEGDETGPTLFLRGIDNRVYYKLREHGARTVDYTGCGNTLQVEHPQVLKLICDSLRYWVQEMHVDGFRFDLTTTLGREGADFRRHAAFFRTIFQDPVLSRVKLIAEPWDLGPDSMQLGHFPGRWREWNARFRDGMRRFWNGHEKSLSDLGYRLTGSSDLFHTPARTPSTSINFITAHDGFTLRDLVSYTRKHNDANGENSRDGSNDNLSMNFGVEGETDDAMLIAARGRQIRNFLAMLYLTPGVPMITSGDEIRKTQKGNNNPYVLDDDTSYLNWALDDEARALRDYCGALARLRKRFPALRRDTFFDGGDIVWLDADGHPMQLEDWGSPEFMALSAVMKPVREDPEAVLCFVLNGDKAEVAFRLPSFPREAQDPGGPSDKKKSESSGKLEGGWRVLVDTRRRDACAENDAFLQAGATYTMPPRSFALLIGSKPLGPRSGMR from the coding sequence ATGAGCGCAGGAAGCCCGTTTCCCGAGGGGGCGACGCCGCTTCCGGGCGGCACCAATTTCGCGCTCTACTCCGAATCGGCGACGGCGGTTTCCGTGTGCCTCTTCGACGAGGGCGGCACTCAGGAAAGGCGCGTCGCGCTCGAGCACCGCACCGGCCACGTGTGGCACGGCTTCATCGAGGGCGTGGGGCACGGCCAGCGCTACGGCTTCCGCGTCGATGGCCCGTGGGAGCCGAGCCGCGGCCAGCGCTTCAACGCGAACAAGTTGCTCGTCGACCCGTACGCGCGGGCCCTCGAGGGCAAGGTCAGCTACCGCGGCGGGGCCATCTACGATCACGCACCTGGTCAGGTGGGAGCCGTGCCCCGCGACGACACGGACAGCGCGCCGTTCGTGCCCAAGGGCATCGTCATGAACGAGCCCTTCGACTGGGCGGGCGACGCTCCGCTGCGCACGCCCTGGCGGGACACGGTGATTTACGAGGCGCACGTGAAAAGCCTCACCTTTCGCCACCCGGACATCGAGCCCGCCCACCGCGGCACCTACCTGGGCGTGGCCAGCGAACCGATGATCGCGCACCTGCGCGGGCTGGGTGTCACCGCCATCGAGCTGATGCCCGTCCACGAGGTGGCCGACGAGCCAAGCGTCGCCCGGCGCGGTCAGAAGAATTACTGGGGCTACTCGACGCTGGGCTACTTCGCGCCCGATCAGCGCTTTGCCACGCGCCCCGGCGAACAAGTGCGCGAGTTCAAGGCCATGGTCAAGGCGCTGCACGCCGCCGGCATCGAGGTGATTCTCGACGTCGTGTACAACCATTCCTGTGAGGGCGACGAAACCGGGCCGACTCTGTTTTTGCGCGGCATCGACAATCGCGTTTATTACAAATTGCGCGAGCATGGTGCGCGCACGGTCGATTATACCGGTTGCGGAAATACCCTGCAGGTGGAGCACCCGCAGGTGCTCAAATTGATTTGCGACAGCCTCCGTTATTGGGTGCAGGAAATGCACGTCGACGGCTTCCGCTTCGATTTGACGACCACGTTGGGTCGAGAAGGGGCGGACTTTCGGCGCCACGCGGCGTTCTTCCGCACCATCTTCCAAGACCCGGTTCTCTCGCGGGTTAAGCTCATTGCCGAGCCTTGGGATCTCGGTCCCGACAGCATGCAGCTCGGGCATTTTCCAGGGCGATGGCGCGAGTGGAATGCGCGTTTTCGCGATGGAATGCGGCGTTTTTGGAATGGCCACGAAAAATCGCTCTCCGATTTGGGCTACCGCCTCACCGGTTCGAGCGATCTCTTTCACACCCCGGCGCGCACGCCTTCGACGAGCATCAACTTCATCACCGCGCACGATGGTTTCACCTTGCGCGATTTGGTGAGTTACACGCGCAAACACAACGACGCCAATGGCGAGAACAGCCGCGATGGCTCGAACGACAATTTGAGCATGAACTTCGGTGTCGAGGGCGAGACCGACGATGCCATGTTGATTGCGGCGCGCGGGCGGCAAATACGCAATTTCCTGGCCATGCTTTATCTGACGCCGGGCGTGCCCATGATTACGTCGGGCGACGAAATACGGAAAACGCAAAAGGGTAATAACAATCCTTACGTGCTCGACGACGATACGTCGTATTTGAATTGGGCACTCGACGACGAGGCGCGTGCGTTGCGCGATTACTGCGGGGCGCTGGCTCGGCTTCGCAAACGTTTTCCCGCGCTCCGGCGCGACACGTTCTTCGACGGTGGCGACATCGTCTGGCTCGATGCCGATGGGCACCCCATGCAGCTCGAAGATTGGGGCTCTCCCGAGTTCATGGCCCTCTCGGCGGTGATGAAACCCGTGCGCGAGGACCCCGAGGCGGTCCTTTGCTTCGTTTTGAACGGCGACAAAGCCGAGGTCGCATTTCGCTTGCCAAGCTTTCCGCGGGAAGCGCAAGACCCGGGCGGGCCGTCTGACAAAAAGAAAAGTGAGAGCTCCGGCAAACTCGAGGGTGGCTGGCGTGTGCTGGTCGACACCCGGCGGCGCGACGCTTGCGCGGAAAATGACGCGTTTTTGCAAGCGGGCGCAACCTACACGATGCCACCGCGATCTTTTGCGTTGCTCATCGGGTCGAAGCCGCTTGGGCCAAGGTCAGGGATGCGCTAA